The following proteins come from a genomic window of Nicotiana tomentosiformis chromosome 12, ASM39032v3, whole genome shotgun sequence:
- the LOC104109524 gene encoding soluble inorganic pyrophosphatase PPA1-like: protein MSTEAGDQQRQAPRLNERILSSLSRRSVAAHPWHDLEIGPEAPNIFNVVIEITKGSKVKYELDKKTGLIKVDRVLYSSVVYPQNYGFIPRTLCEDSDPMDVLVLMQEPVLPGCFLRARAIGLMPMIDQGEKDDKIIAVCADDPEYRHYTNINQLPPHRLAEIRRFFEDYKKNENKEVAVNDFLAPNTAVEAIQYSMDLYAEYILQTLRK from the exons ATGAGCACTGAAGCCGGTGATCAACAAAGACAAGCCCCTCGTTTGAATGAGAGGATCCTTTCATCTTTGTCCAGAAGATCTGTTGCTGCCCATCCTTGGCATGACCTCGAGATAG GACCTGAAGCTCCAAACATTTTCAATGTT GTCATTGAGATAACAAAAGGAAGCAAAGTCAAGTACGAGCTTGACAAGAAAACTGGTCTAATTAAG GTTGATCGGGTGCTATATTCATCAGTTGTTTACCCTCAGAACTATGGCTTCATTCCTCGAACGCTATGTGAAGATAGTGACCCTATGGATGTATTAGTCCTCATGCAG GAACCTGTCCTCCCAGGTTGTTTCCTTCGAGCTAGAGCCATCGGACTGATGCCTATGATCGATCAG GGAGAGAAGGATGATAAAATCATAGCAGTGTGCGCTGACGATCCAGAATATCGCCACTACACTAATATAAACCAGCTTCCCCCTCACCGCCTCGCTGAAATCCGCCGCTTCTTTGAAGATT ACAAGAAGAATGAGAACAAAGAGGTTGCTGTTAACGACTTTCTGGCTCCAAATACTGCCGTTGAGGCCATCCAGTACTCCAT GGACCTTTATGCTGAATACATATTACAAACGTTGAGGAAGTAA